From the Cydia splendana chromosome 6, ilCydSple1.2, whole genome shotgun sequence genome, the window TAAATGGATGATTCTTATGCAATATACTTATGTATCCATAAATTAGGCTCCATTTTGATTATACCTTGTTCACCTTGTTCACAACAACATAAgaggcaattttattattgcaTCACGTACTAATATACCTATATCTCATTAGTTGCATTTAATAATGTTAAACTATTACACTCGTAGAGCACAACCACGGCAAAAACAGTGTTTTCTCCGGGGCCTATTAAaactttcaaaacattattttgaCCCCATTTTAATACTCTCGCTTATACTAATAGGAGTCCCCTAATACCCTTAACTCTTCTCGAAATCGGGTAAAAAGGTAAATAAGTCGTCATTTTTTAATTACCTCCTATTTTTGTGATCCGAATTCCCgttatttcaaatagatatATTGTGATTTCAATAAATATTAGGTTTTAAagcttgtacagtcgccatcagatatatcggagcggccaaggtgttcacaatatctgaacacgcgctctaacgccctgacaatagaggcgtgttccgatatttgtgagcaccttggccgctccgatatatctgatggcgactgtactttgaaatatacctatgtattttattttaacacaggcagttttccgcaactcgaatacctacctatgtatctACGAAATAAAGTGACACATTTTCCGATAACGGCAAAAATACATTTCGGAAGATACGAGTATAcgcgggcctaccgcgaaccacgttcgacgtgttgcctccctgttacACTTATGTGCGAATTTACacgtgtgacagagaggcaacacgtcgaacgtgtttcgcggtaggcccacaGTTTTGTTTATCCTCCCTTTATTTTGGCTACTGCCAAAGTttgcttaagagccaacgggagtggtcatttctccatacaaacgtactcctcgttttcctccgtggtttttgaagctagagcaatgattttttcaacacagattaatattgtcaatatctgtgtcggatcgttttgctttttttgatatttctgttttttaaggcgctagcccttcaaaaatggccaaaatggcctaattgactatgccgcaatgagaggcgtggcattcaaaactgatatcaattagccaaaaaagcaaaacggttcgacacaaataatttcataatcatttagatttccaaatttggttacgattggttaagttttggaggaggaaacagaggagtacaaaacctcgatttttgagatttttacgcaggatttttcgccttgtccttatcgcactacttttaggtgccgcttccgttagcgagacgggtatatttacctaaaatatttaaaactcagctcctgtttcgtcttaaagcgATCCATTCCGAGTTAATTACATTTTCAATTCCAAATATTTCATGCGTGAAATCCCTGCTCCTTgcaaattgaataaaatataatgaGGGTtcaacatacctacattaaaataatGCCCTTAAGTAAAAAagtcaaatacctacttataggttAGGTTCTACTACTATTCACCAGCAGGCGAATTATAGAGTcgtaccaagaaaagtctgcagcggatttgatagcccacgcagtgcaaatgttattaataaggtcactgtggcgaagtccggcatacttaatttttttttactttggagtgatctagttccgttaattattcacctatgttactgcttgtaatcgcatacgatgaagaatttaataattaatagtttagccttagtgccagatcatttcaagcacaaattaagcaaaaacaatggcatttttttaaattcggcgagtagacggacttcccgtgcagtttaagggaagtccgtctagttatgatatcagccaatctatgggtgtgtatatgttcgtagtcaaattcctaaaaagaacggatcaagacaatgaaaagtgtattttaaacttgttaatatacggttcagattcgaaataaacaccatttttctaaaataaaggcaagtccggcatatactaccaaaatggggtggtaaaccttttttggcaaataattaaaccttattatttttttgatttccgatataaaagatcaatagtaattttaaaatgaattttaatcgtttcttttaatttactgagatcaaaatttaataaagtaacatcatgcgcaaagtcagagtttttgataccttatcaaatcgttataatattaaagtcgcaaaaacagttggtaatctctgatttaacgaaagtcgcatgacggacttgccttgaacataatagacggactttccaacttagtcaaattttaatatgataaattgtggaacgtataattacaaaactaagctaatttctgatattttaaaaattgaataaagacaactggttcttatgctacctacgtagttactttctgatgcacaatcttttcaaaaactattattAACAATTCTTTTccgaacggctgtcgcactatgacttcgagttcaaacacgaaatgacttgttgaggcggattgctctgcagttggttgtcacagcgccatctgttttacagtgacggaactagcgcgaaaaactggttaatcgactggactccaaagtcgcataagccttcaaattcaaaagttataacgtgttgacggacttgccttgtagacggacttgcccacagtgaccttacgtcataatttcatagaagtttgaagtttaaaataacacttgcactgcgtgggctatccaatccgctgcagacttttcttggtctgactctagctcGCTTTAcacacgtgataaaataaccgtcactttttgacactgcgggataaaaagtgacggacaccgatttatcacgctgtcacgtagacaagaacgaccgtCATATCGGTACAGATTCACTTTACCTGAATGAATTCATTAATAAAGTCGCCATGAACTTTTGCGGCTGATGGTACACATTTAAAGTCGCGGTTATCTAAGTAGTATAGTGGAAACATATTTCAGAGCAAACCGGTAACCGGTACCAATTTTTAGTATTTAGATACCTTTGTAGGGCTCATTATTGGGACTCCTAAACTGCTGGGAAACTGGCGTAATTAAGCCATCTACTTCAGTGTAATCACGTAATAAAAATGGCTCCTACCTCGTTGCGAATAAGAATTTAGTGCTATTGATAGATTGCCAAACTATCTTACCGCTTTGATATTTCAATTCAggtcattctttaatattaaaaacatatattttgttaaaaattgtttattaaatTTCATTTATCAACTTCCACAGTCGGAGCTATATCCGGTTTGCTTTCCTTTCCAATTCcgttgctttttattaaaattctGTCCCTGTAATAAGAAAAATGTGTCACAGATGGGAAGACGATAGCAGAGagtaaatatttaatactaaGTAAGAATGTTGCTTTGCATAAAAAGTAGCGatcttaaataaaatagtaaatcTAAAACCAAGATTCTGTGAAAGTGTGTGTTTCTTCGTGTAAAAATGTTGACTTGACGGGTGGATACTGGCGTTTTAGTTGACTATACTAgactttttttttggattttatgGCTAGACtagacgtacgcacattatagTATTGCCATATTTAAGCCGCTTTTAGCGAAAATATCTCAGGGACAAATATAATCTTGTAAAGGATAAAGgaagactcacgttagaccgggccgtgtccgggccggagcttccggcgcttagttttctatgacagatgacaggcgatcacgtcatgctttccatagaaaacaaagcgccataagctccggcccggacatggcccggtctaacgtgagtcatccttaaagcttTAAATAGGCAAAATAAAGTATGACTCCAAAACTTACGAATGCTTCGCCACATAGCGACTGGGGACCAGAAAACAGTTCGATTCGCGGTACATTATGTCCCGTTTTTTGTTGCTCGGCCACGCCAGACTCCACGCATCGTTCTAAAATACAGTAGACTCATTTTTAATTGttctttatataatttttttgtagCTTTTTATTATATCGTTCGGTATAAGAATTGATCTAAAAACATCTACAATAACTTCCTTTTTGGTGCTTCAAAGTGTATCTCAGGTCTCAATCTTATATCCAGACCATACTTTGTATAAAAATACGatggcattttttttttaattttatagctTTTGCCACATTTGTAAGAAAGTATGCACGcaccataatatttattgtttgaTAAATGTACCATATTCAAAGCCACACGACTCCGCTGGCTCGGTCACCTggatgggggaggatcgtgctgtgagaagagcgtatgtggggcacccgggcggaaaacgtccgtcggggcgtcccagataccgctggagtgacgaagcccaaaaaagacctgtccgccctcggaatacccaactggcgtgaagtggcgcagaatagggcagagtggcgctctcttgtgtcagaggccaagatcctctttgggtcactgagccagtgatgtatgtatgtatgtgtatgtaaaTGTACCATATTATTATCACTATAGctacataaaatatattataatagttttttccctattatttttcttaaaagTAGGTAAATACACGAATCATGCTTAAATAACGAGGCTTTGCAGGGCGGGAACAGTGCTGGTAAACCGGGGTGACTTTGAAATGCATGGGCGGCATTATATTTTTATGCGTGATTTTTTGGTAGGTAGTAAGCAAACAATAATTCATAATAATCTATCTTCTAACATAAACAGTTTGAGAGAATAATGAATAAGTAATGCTAATTTAGTGGCCATTTAAAAactttcaaagtaaccccaacaTTTCCTAAAGTTACCCCATTTTACGTACCGTGAAACTTACCGTTTTGGCGCCTTTAAAAACTACTTGTTTTCTTGATGATTTCACCTCCCGCACGCGTCGTTTCTCCTCTTGTTCATCTTCCTGAAaatttactattatttaatttacttcctTAGTATTTTTGTTACTTAATTTTATGATCTCACATCTCTTTCAAAACTATTTTAACCCCAAACCGACGCAAAAAGAGAGACCTTATAAATTTGACCGATATGTGTGTGAGAGAGTGTGTATGTCTGTGGCATCAAagcttttaatgaaaaaaaaaaacagttgtatgaaaaacttacaaaaatatCTTGATAAACTGTGTGAACTGTTTCTTCAACATCAGGCCTGAAAACATAAGAGTGGGGTTAGGGCCTTGGttacataaatattaaactTAAAAGATAGCCATAAGTAAAACGTATTTCAatcctaaaataattaaaatattcacaaataattttacaacaggtatttctctaaaaaaatcacagatttcgtgcctcacacgactatcgagcacattggaaatgaatctacggaattcgctcagcgacaatatttctccctctccctctccctctccctctccctctccctctccctctccctctccctctccctctccctctccctctccctctccctctccctctccctctccctctccctctccctctccctctccctctccctctccctctccctctccctctccctctccctctccctctccctctccctctccctctccctctccctctccctctccctctccctctccctctccctctccctctccctctccctctccctctccctctccctctccctctccctctccctctccctctccctctccctctccctctccctctccctctccctctccctctccctctccctctccctctccctctccctctccctctccctctccctctccctctccctctccctctccctctccctctccctctccctctccctctccctctccctctccctctccctctccctctccctctccctctccctctccctctccctctccctctccctctccctctccctctccctctccctctccctctccctctccctctccctctccctctccctctccctctccctctccctctccctctccctctccctctccctctccctctccctctccctctccctctccctctccctctccctctccctctccctctccctctccctctccctctccctctccctctccctctccctctccctctccctctccctctccctctccctctccctctccctctccctctccctctccctctccctctccctctccctctccctctccctctccctctccctctccctctgcctctacctctgcctctatctctatttatatttccaccaccacaagaatgcatagattgttgaatagtgcgttatctacgcccgtctcaaacaggatagatagagttagaccaagaaaaatctgcagcgagtttgaaagcccacgcagtgcaagtgttattctgccgtcataatcccgataattcataacaaacaccgataacgaactctgcgaaacatgaagtcataaatgtcctgtgaaaaatgtcgttctgactttttgactattttaaggttaggctacagggcaaacccttaacccgatcgtctttgttttaggctcaaattgtagctgactaaattgtccagagccgtttttctcaaatttttgatatcattcttcgtttccaaattatcgagcaccaaaatcaaaaattcggaaaaaaaataattttattttcactatttcgaccataactttttttgtttttgactttctcgaataattatttttgcaacttacagctctcgtgattatgcgtcttttgagcctattttttaatatcatatcttcacaactttccgagatataaggggatcgcactttttcgtgaaatcggaccgtatactggagcgaacgaaaagacatttccaatgtcaaaaccggtcaagtgcgattcggactcgcgcacaaagggttccgtaccattatcaaaaaatcacgtttgttatatgggagccacttaaatatttattttattctgtttttagtatttgttgttatagcgccaacagaaatacatcatctgtgaaaatttcaactgtctagctatcacgggtcatgaggtacagcctggtgactgacagacagacagacggacagtggagtcttagtaatagagttctgtttttaccctttgggtacggaaccctaaaaataacactGCACAGCTCCATTCTAATTACAAGAGCGcgagtaacaattttaaattaACACGAACAAAATAGTTTCACCCCTAAAACTTTAAATTGGTTCGAAACTTTCAACACATAAATCATACGGCGCTGGGGTGCACCAAAAGGAGTTACTGAactagaaaataattataagttacCATAAAATGTGCCTAAATGTGCTGTGCTCcaatttatagtttttatacATTAAAACTATATTGCAACCtaatcgaaattaaactttcgtgtgacatattttaaactctttagactcgagcctgaggaagaacccccgacgggcccaaaacatgtcgccaataatagcgactaaaaattcaagtgagtgaaaccgttgtcgtctaaacagtatATTGCAACCTCATTTAAGTGTTACAACACGGTAGTATACGGTTTAGTTTAAAATATCGGCAAAATATCAACATACTTGCCACAATTTTACTTAGTAGCAAAGTAGGCACATTTACACTTTTGACATTATAAACTCGTCGTGAGTTTTGTCCCACGAAATAACGCCATGACAATGTGGTTAGTTCAAGtcgaattaaataggtaccgtaaaatgaggtgagtagggacaaaactgacattcaagcctctttatttttatatgtggcaaacagatttttatacataataaatgttccagtcgtttgaattttagttttttttatgattttgtgtagttccatttcataattttagagataaacacgaaatagtaggaaatcccagctcaccccgtagttgGGGTGACGAGGGATTTCCTACTAAGTTGAGTTTTGAACATTGTTGGATcgacactttgggattatgaacattataataGCTTGATTTTTGTTGTTAGAATATATAATTTACGTAGCAGTAGCCTGTAAAAACCAACTCACCTCTCTGTCATCCCTCCTCACGCCATTaataacccaactgccctcgtaatccctactcaccccattttacggtagccTAAAACAATGAAACTGAGCGCCGGAAACTTTTTTAAAGACAAAATGTGATTACAAGATCTTCAGGGAATAGTTATAAAGCATAGATGGCAAACTAGGAGTAGAAGTGGTCGCCATGGCCGAaatcggccggaaggatcaAGATCAAACATTCATCAAGTTGGGTGAAGGTACTTACGCAGACAGCGCGAACTTAATCTGCAGCCCCGACTCAAGGATCATGTCATGAGCCTCCTGTATCGTGAGCGTGGTGCTGTCAATGTCATTGATACTCGTCAGGTAGTCACCGACTTTGATGCCTGCGTGTTCGGCTCGGCTGCCTTCTTTCACCTACAACCAATATTATGtcatgtcacagaataaataacagtACTAGGTAGAGAACGtttactctctaacaaaacgggTCTAATTGTAATTACGACAGATGGCAGCAAGGtggcaagcgcgagcaggcgtccgttccgtagcgatgcggtgcgcggcaactactatctGCTACACACCAAAATTGATGTGGgctgcatgtacttgtagcgacgcgacgaaatcgcgtagtgagccacgcctgcttagAGCTTATATCGTTCAGGGCCATTTTTCTAAAACGGCCTCTCTGGGTCATACACAGCAATTAGATCCACGTGTCTCCCGTGCCACCATCGCCCGCGTCTCCATACTCTTACCCAATGACattaattcaaaataacgaGAAATACATCTAAAACAATTTCCAAGAAATCAAACGATTCTTCCCTTATATTTCGTGATTCATTTAGCTCGCGGTTTGCAAATGAAAAGAGTTTCAACTTGTCAAGTTTAGGGTATAAAAGGGTGTCGGACCGAAATAATTTACGCACAATCTGAGACAATATAAACCTCGTTTTAATATGGAATTTAGTACTCATTCAAATTCACTTCATACAGAATACCTACGAACCAGTTTTAAAATAAGGCCATTAAgagattaatattattataattaaaccgTACAGAATAATTTATAGCCAGCTAAAACGAAAATTATTCTTCAAATTTGCCGGTTGAGAATTTTTAATAAATGATGAATTAATGATGTTTTATTTGCAGAATATGGGTTACAGTGGCTAagttgataaaattttaattacataGCCCACCATAACTCTACTTAGTACCTAAAGcatgtaaatattaaattaaaactttgtgGCTGTAAAATTCACACAAAATACAGATTCCTTCTTACTAAactaaatgtaaatatttacattaaaaatcaCTTAaagagtaaacacaaaaatcacaaacattttaatataaCACCCAACGTACCTACCTGAGAAACGACCGGGTGGTTCAAACTGACTGACTGACGGATCCACAAAGATCCCTACCGTGGATCGCATTGAAAGCGAGATCCTTGAAAGTGGAGTCAGTAATAAATTTAACAACTTCTCTGGTACCTATGTAACCCTAATGGTCGAGCGCTGCTCTAACTATGGGCTGGAAACAAGCTGGAACCTAATAGTCTTCAGACTATAGCTCTTACCTGTGTAATTCTAAGAGGGGTGTTATAAAACGCGCCGCCAGCGAGGCTTAGGCCCCAGATCGTGTCATCGAAGTTGACCCTCTCGTGGACCCCCTCGTTGCTAGACTCCCAGGAGATGGTCGAGCGCTGCTCCGCTTTGCGAAGCTCCTCAACTAACGCCTTGGGCAGTTTCATCTGAAGATGAGATATTGGTGAGACTACAAGTaacctatgtacctatgtatatatccCAATTCATTTTTCTGTAAATTCAAGGATTTGAAAACAATCATTttgattttcatattataatcaaagataggtacttatatataaCACTCTATCCTCTCTGTTATAATTATTGAATTGCTACACCAAAAACACTAacgcatacaattttttttcgtaaaaaaaatatttatcaattttagtGTTTGATTACTATAAGtaaatagagaaaaaaaaacaactaaaCGAATTGTCATGATTGAAACTATTATGTATTACCTACCGATAattgtacataattataaacAAGCGGTATGCGAAGATATTAGCGCATTTTAAATAAACTCCATTCAGAAATATGTATTGTTTAATAATTACTAAGCTCCTATAATTACTTAATCTTCGATCACAAAAGCCATTGCACAAAGAAACATCccttttaacataaaaaaataatataataaaaactcGAAGAGTCGGAAACCTCCAGCCATGAAACTAACGAAATCTACAACTTACATTTTTAATCTCCTCCATTTTCCTAGGATATCGCAAACTTAGTTATTACCGCTATTATTAAAAATCGCAACGTTTACACTTTCTTCTGGCTCCTGCGAATGAATGAAC encodes:
- the LOC134791830 gene encoding uncharacterized protein LOC134791830 isoform X1; its protein translation is MEEIKNMKLPKALVEELRKAEQRSTISWESSNEGVHERVNFDDTIWGLSLAGGAFYNTPLRITQVKEGSRAEHAGIKVGDYLTSINDIDSTTLTIQEAHDMILESGLQIKFALSAPDVEETVHTVYQDIFEDEQEEKRRVREVKSSRKQVVFKGAKTNDAWSLAWPSNKKRDIMYRESNCFLVPSRYVAKHSDRILIKSNGIGKESKPDIAPTVEVDK
- the LOC134791830 gene encoding uncharacterized protein LOC134791830 isoform X2, with translation MKLPKALVEELRKAEQRSTISWESSNEGVHERVNFDDTIWGLSLAGGAFYNTPLRITQVKEGSRAEHAGIKVGDYLTSINDIDSTTLTIQEAHDMILESGLQIKFALSAPDVEETVHTVYQDIFEDEQEEKRRVREVKSSRKQVVFKGAKTNDAWSLAWPSNKKRDIMYRESNCFLVPSRYVAKHSDRILIKSNGIGKESKPDIAPTVEVDK